The Halodesulfovibrio marinisediminis DSM 17456 genomic interval GTCCTGCGAGAGCTGAAGCATGGCAGGGCTGTTGCCCAGTATGCCTTCGGCTTGACCTTTTTCTAAAGTTTTTAGCTTATCCCTATATACCTGTGCTTCCAACTCGTATTTGCTAAGCTTGGTCTGCAACGTTTTCATTTCACTGATGTCTCGGATACACGCAATTGCTCTCCATGCTTCACCATTTGCGTCAAAGATAGGTGTACTTGTGTTGAGGCAGCGTACGCCGTTGCTATAGTCATCAAACATTGTTACTGAGTGACCTGCTTCCAGAGCACGCAAAGTTACACATGTTGTTGTGTAGCCCATTTCAACCGCTTCTGAAACGTGTTTGCCAATCACCCCTTCGGCTTTAATACCGGCAATACGCTCCATCGCTTTGTTAACGCGTTGTGTGATGCCGTTCCCGTCAATTACCCAAATACCGTCGTGCATGGATTCAAAAAGAACATCTAGCTCTTCTTTATGAAGTGCTGCGTTTTGGAAGCTCTCATCGTTGATGCTGTAGATTGTAACTGAGCGGTATTCGGTAGTCTCATCAATCCAATGCCACGTTACACAGTAGTTAACGTTCTGAATTTTCACAAAAACTGTTTCACCTTCGTTTAGGTTTGCAACTTGCAGCGCGTCTGCTGGAGGTGCATATTCTTGGATGTGATGCAAGAATGACTTAGGTTCGTTAGCTTGTGAAAAATTGGTGAAAAGGGTGCATAGATTGTTAGTGTAGCTGTCAATAAGCCACTCTTTTCCTTTGCAAAATATGGTTGAGAAAAAATTCTCATTTGCAGAATCGGATGTTAAAGTTCGATTAGTTGGCATAGCGTCCTTCGCTTGATGATGATTCATTTCTGAATCGTTTTTTCAGAAAATTTATACTTCTCATTAAGTTTTTTTTAAAATCAATGCAAGAGTGACTTAGTCGTTAGTTTGCATTCATCAGGTGAACAATGAAAATCCTTAAATAGCATGAGGTTGCGAGAGATGTGATAATTGGCACAAGGATTGCTGTTAGATTGGTGTTGCAAAGCAGTAGAATGAACTTCGTGGGACAGGTTACATACTACTCATAGGTTTGGTGTATTAGGTTACACCAAAAAAACGAGATTACAGCGGCGAATGTCGCCGCAAAAGGTTTTGGAGGGCATAACTTTTATGGCTGAAGCACAGACTTCATTAAAAAAGACGATTAAGCCTAGTCAGGCTTGGGCGCTTGCGCTTGGCGCAATTTTGGGTTGGGGCGCATTTGTATTGCCAGCACTGCGATTTTTGCCAACAGCGGGACCACTTGCTTCTTGCATCGGTTTTGCACTTGGCGGGATTATGCTTCTTTTTGTTGCCATGAGCTATGGTGACATGATCGGCAAGTACCCAGTTGCTGGTGGCGAATTCGTATTTGCATATGTTGGATTCGGCCCCACAGCTGCATTTGTATGTGGTTGGGCATTAGCGCTTGGTTATATTTGTATTATTGCACTTAACGCGTCAGCGCTCGCGCTGCTCTTTAGATTCCTCTTACCAGGGGTATTTGAAGTTGGTTATCTGTACACAATCGTAGGTTGGGACGTTTACGCCGGCGAACTTGCAATGCTTGTTGCAATTCTCGTTGGTAGTGGCTGGATCAACTACCGTGGTGCGGATCTTGTTGGTAAAATTCAGGTTTTCCTCGCAATTGCACTTGTTGGTGGCGTATTCGCGCTGTTCGCAGGTACTACCTTGCACGAGACATCCTCTATTTCCAACTTGTTCCCGCTGTATGCAGAGCACCGCAGTCCTATGGCATCTATCATGGCAATCGTAGCTATCGCACCTTGGCTCTACGTTGGCTTTGATACCATTCCTCAGGCTGCTGAAGAATTTGATTTTCCGCATGAGATGGCAACAAAATTGATGATCACTGCGATTATTTGTGGAGTGTTCCTCTACGCAATGGTTACTCTCGCTGTAGCTGGCCTCATGCCTTATAAAGAACTTTTGGCTTTGGATGTACCTTGGGCTACTGGCCACATTGCACACCTCTCCTTGGGTAAAGCAGGTAGTGTGATTCTTGCAATGGCAGTATCCGCAGCGATCTTTACAGGAATTAACGGCTTCTTTATCGCATCTTCCCGTCTGCTCTTCAGCATCGGTCGCGCAAGAATCCTTCCTTCCTGGTTCGGAGATATTCATCCTAAGTATGGTACCCCGCACAAGGCTATTGTGTTTGTAACCCTGCTTACCATTATCGCACCGTTCTTCGGTCGTGAGGTACTGAACTGGGTAGTAGACATGTCCGCGGTTGGTACAGTTATTGGTTACCTCTTCACTTGTCTTGCTGCATACAAAGTTGCTGTAGCATTTCGTAGTGAAGAGACATCCTCTAAGAAGATTATTTTTGCCGCGCTGGGCTCTGTAAGCTCCGTGATCTGCATCCTGCTTCTTACCGTTCCTGGTTCCCCTGGTTCCATCGGTACTGAATCCTGGATGGCACTGGTTCTCTGGACTTTACTTGGCGCGTTTTTCTACAAAATGAAAATGGGCGAATTCAAAGGCCTTGATCTTAAGACTCAGCGTAAGCTGATGATGGGCGGCATTGATCTCCCTGTATTCTTCAAGAAATAGAAGAAGCCTAATTTCAAGGTATTAAACAAATAAAAAGGATAGAAAGTGATGTATCACACATTCCATTCAGTAAGCAAAACTGTACACGGCGTAGGTTCTATTGCACAGGCTGGCGAAGAAGTTAAAAACCTCGGTGGCAAGCGTGCAATTATCGTAACTGACCCGGGTCTTGCTTCTCTCGGCCTTCACAAGCCAGTAGAAGAGGCTCTCGAAACTGCAGGCGTTGAGTTTGTTCTCTACGCAAAAGCAGAACTCGAGCCAAATGCTGACTCTATCCAGGATTGCGCCAACGCAGCAACCGAATTCAAAGCTGACGTTATCATCGGCTTCGGTGGTGGTAGTGCACTCGATACTGCAAAAGCAGCTTCTGTTCTCGCAGCACACGAAGGTCCTATCTCCAAGTACTTCGGCGTAAACGTTGTTCCTGGTCCATGTATGCCAATGATCGCAATTCCTACAACTGCGGGCACTGGTTCTGAAATGACTTCCATTTCTGTACTGACCAACAACGAAACTGGTGCGAAAATGGGTGTTGTAAGTGATTACCTGTACGCTGATTCTGTAATCCTTGATCCAGCAATCACTACTGGTCTTCCAGCTCACGTTACCGCAATGACTGGTGTAGACGCATTCGTACACGCTATGGAATCCTTCGTAGGTCTCCGCGCTACACCATTTACCGATGCTCAGAACCTTGCAGCTATGAAAATGATCGCTGCTAACATTCGTAAAGCATACACTAACGGTTCTAACCTCGAAGCTCGTGAAGCAATGCTTTACGGTTCCGCTCTCGCAGGTCTCGGCTTCGGTAACACTCAGAACGGTGTTATCCACGCAGTAGGTACTTCTGTTCCTGCAAAATACAAGCTCCCTCACGGTCTCCTGATGGCATGTTTCGCTCCAGTTGGTATTAGCTTCAACTACATGGCTAACCCAGAGAAATACGCAATCGTAGCTGACATCCTGAACGGTGAAGATTCCTTCGGTCCAGTTCTTGAGCGTGCAGCAGGCTGTGCAGATGCATTCATCGCAATGCTCGAAGACCTCGACATTAAAGTTGGTCTCGCTCCTTACGGTGTGCAGGAATCTGATCTTGAAGGTATCGCAACTCGTGCAATGGCTGCTAAACGTCTTATGGACAACAACCCACGCCAGTGCACTGAGAAGCAGCTTCTCGACCACTTGCAGAAAACATTTTAGCGCATAGGGGCCCCCTTAGCAGCGC includes:
- a CDS encoding APC family permease, yielding MAEAQTSLKKTIKPSQAWALALGAILGWGAFVLPALRFLPTAGPLASCIGFALGGIMLLFVAMSYGDMIGKYPVAGGEFVFAYVGFGPTAAFVCGWALALGYICIIALNASALALLFRFLLPGVFEVGYLYTIVGWDVYAGELAMLVAILVGSGWINYRGADLVGKIQVFLAIALVGGVFALFAGTTLHETSSISNLFPLYAEHRSPMASIMAIVAIAPWLYVGFDTIPQAAEEFDFPHEMATKLMITAIICGVFLYAMVTLAVAGLMPYKELLALDVPWATGHIAHLSLGKAGSVILAMAVSAAIFTGINGFFIASSRLLFSIGRARILPSWFGDIHPKYGTPHKAIVFVTLLTIIAPFFGREVLNWVVDMSAVGTVIGYLFTCLAAYKVAVAFRSEETSSKKIIFAALGSVSSVICILLLTVPGSPGSIGTESWMALVLWTLLGAFFYKMKMGEFKGLDLKTQRKLMMGGIDLPVFFKK
- the sarD gene encoding sulfoacetaldehyde reductase; amino-acid sequence: MYHTFHSVSKTVHGVGSIAQAGEEVKNLGGKRAIIVTDPGLASLGLHKPVEEALETAGVEFVLYAKAELEPNADSIQDCANAATEFKADVIIGFGGGSALDTAKAASVLAAHEGPISKYFGVNVVPGPCMPMIAIPTTAGTGSEMTSISVLTNNETGAKMGVVSDYLYADSVILDPAITTGLPAHVTAMTGVDAFVHAMESFVGLRATPFTDAQNLAAMKMIAANIRKAYTNGSNLEAREAMLYGSALAGLGFGNTQNGVIHAVGTSVPAKYKLPHGLLMACFAPVGISFNYMANPEKYAIVADILNGEDSFGPVLERAAGCADAFIAMLEDLDIKVGLAPYGVQESDLEGIATRAMAAKRLMDNNPRQCTEKQLLDHLQKTF